A window of Phocoena phocoena chromosome 6, mPhoPho1.1, whole genome shotgun sequence contains these coding sequences:
- the ATP6V1B2 gene encoding V-type proton ATPase subunit B, brain isoform, whose amino-acid sequence MALRAMRGIVNGAAPELPVSTSGPVVGSREQVLAISRNYLSQPRLTYKTVSGVNGPLVILDHVKFPRYAEIVHLTLPDGTKRSGQVLEVSGSKAVVQVFEGTSGIDAKKTSCEFTGDILRTPVSEDMLGRVFNGSGKPIDRGPVVLAEDFLDIMGQPINPQCRIYPEEMIQTGISAIDGMNSIARGQKIPIFSAAGLPHNEIAAQICRQAGLVKKSKDVVDYSEENFAIVFAAMGVNMETARFFKSDFEENGSMDNVCLFLNLANDPTIERIITPRLALTTAEFLAYQCEKHVLVILTDMSSYAEALREVSAAREEVPGRRGFPGYMYTDLATIYERAGRVEGRSGSITQIPILTMPNDDITHPIPDLTGYITEGQIYVDRQLHNRQIYPPINVLPSLSRLMKSAIGEGMTRKDHADVSNQLYACYAIGKDVQAMKAVVGEEALTSDDLLYLEFLQKFERNFIAQGPYENRTVYETLDIGWQLLRIFPKEMLKRIPQSTLSEFYPRDSAKH is encoded by the exons ATGGCGCTGCGAGCGATGCGGGGCATCGTGAACGGGGCCGCGCCTGAGCTTCCCGTATCCACCAGTGGGCCCGTGGTGGGGTCTCGAGAACAGGTGCTGGCAATTAGCCGGAACTACCTCTCCCAGCCTCGTCTCA CATACAAGACAGTATCAGGAGTTAATGGTCCACTAGTGATCTTAGATCATGTTAAG ttTCCCAGATATGCTGAGATTGTGCACTTAACACTACCTGATGGCACAAAGAGGAGTGGGCAAGTTTTAGAAGTTAGTGGTTCCAAAGCAGTGGTTCAG GTGTTTGAAGGGACTTCAGGTATAGATGCCAAGAAGACATCCTGTGAGTTTACTGGGGATATTCTCCGAACGCCGGTGTCTGAGGATATGCTTG GTCGGGTGTTCAATGGATCAGGAAAACCCATCGACAGAGGTCCTGTTGTACTGGCTGAAGACTTCCTTGATATCATGG GCCAGCCAATCAATCCTCAGTGTCGGATCTATCCAGAGGAGATGATTCAGACCGGCATTTCGGCCATAGATGGCATGAACAGTATTGCTAGGGGGCAGAAAATTCCTATCTTCTCTGCTGCTGGCTTACCGCACAATGAG ATTGCAGCTCAAATCTGTCGCCAAGCTGGTTTGGTAAAAAAATCCAAAGATGTAGTGGACTACAGTGAGGAAAATTTTGCGATTGTATTTGCTGCTATGGGT GTAAACATGGAAACTGCCCGGTTCTTCAAATCTGACTTTGAAGAAAATGGCTCAATGGACAACGTCTGCCTCTTTTTGAACTTGGCTAACGACCCAAC TATTGAGCGAATTATCACTCCTCGCTTGGCTCTAACCACGGCCGAGTTCCTGGCCTATCAGTGTGAGAAACATGTATTGGTTATCCTAACAGACATGAGTTCTTATGCTGAAGCACTTCGagag GTTTCAGCAGCCAGGGAAGAGGTTCCTGGTCGACGAGGTTTCCCAGGTTACATGTATACAGATTTAGCCACAATATATGAACGCGCTGGTAGAGTGGAAGGTAGAAGTGGCTCTATTACTCAAATTCCTATTCTCACCATGCCTAATGATG ATATCACTCACCCCATCCCTGACTTGACTGGATATATTACAGAGGGGCAGATCTATGTGGACAGACAGCTACACAACAGACAG ATTTACCCACCTATTAATGTGCTGCCCTCGTTGTCGCGGTTAATGAAGTCTGCTATTGGAGAAGGTATGACCAGAAAGGATCATGCCGATGTATCTAACCAGCTG tatgCATGCTATGCTATTGGTAAGGATGTGCAGGCCATGAAAGCCGTAGTTGGAGAAGAAGCCCTTACGTCAGATGATCTGCTTTACTTGGAATTTCTGCAGAAGTTTGAGAGGAACTTCATTGCTCAGG GTCCATACGAAAACCGCACTGTCTATGAGACTTTGGACATTGGCTGGCAACTGCTCCGAATCTTCCCCAAAGAGATGCTGAAGAGAATCCCTCAGAGCACTTTGAGCGAATTCTACCCTCGAGACTCTGCAAAGCATTAG